A genomic segment from Triticum dicoccoides isolate Atlit2015 ecotype Zavitan chromosome 1A, WEW_v2.0, whole genome shotgun sequence encodes:
- the LOC119291741 gene encoding uncharacterized protein LOC119291741 — protein sequence MMTTGASAAKTTAQVFNQVRGKTSHLFDLQWLNALVALVEILKLYEAPWIEFASKRITQPDSTGSSLFLPNCSIDAYQFAGPKFLIELLVCLKYQYTIFRSKGTELCAVFQLNAAPNGFVTVERQYTPHSQL from the exons ATGATGACAACTGGGGCGTCAGCTGCAAAAACAACAGCTCAAGTGTTCAACCAAGT GAGAGGGAAAACTTCACACCTATTTGATCTTCAGTGGTTGAACGCTCTTGTAGCTTTGGTTGAGATCCTAAAGCTATATGAAGCACCATGGATTGAGTTTGCAAGCAAAAGGATCACACAACCTGACAGTACTGGTAGCAGTCTTTTTCTTCCAAACTGTAGCATTGATGCCTATCAATTTGCAG GACCCAAATTCTTGATTGAACTTTTGGTCTGTTTAAAATACCAATATACAATATTCAGGTCCAAAG GTACTGAGTTGTGTGCTGTTTTTCAACTCAATGCTGCTCCTAATGGTTTTGTGACTGTTGAAAGGCAGTATACACCTCATAG CCAGCTTTAG